A part of Melittangium boletus DSM 14713 genomic DNA contains:
- a CDS encoding cellulose binding domain-containing protein has translation MKTIWKQSLLAAMSLVVPLSESLAGTADFTVQYQNYNAAGPNDDIIEAGIQLRNNTGAAIPLSGVVVRYWFTKNGATPTPACWWWNAPDCSAISLTSGSVSATGADQYVEIRFNGAAGSLAAGATTAPIDLGITFGGVAVNETDDYSYGNQTTAANWSRITVHDAGSAPTGGLRGGTPPTGGTTPPPSVSAEFFDDFTYNSTADAAFTNLWTVRTYAGGPGVGGATWSAGNVSMVSEGSNRLMRLQASTNGSAAGTSHSEVISRAQKFKFGTYATRIKFRDAPLSGPRVYGDKYVETFFALTPYNSASYSEQDYEYLPNGGWGQGNTSTMFLTSFDKNKAASPERKLSYSHDGWHTLVLHASPSGNIYHIDGVELANHTSQFAPLINQFLDFQMWFIELGTTNGTPRTYFEEVDWVYFAKDTYLNTNAVNATVTSLRNASVPRKDTVP, from the coding sequence ATGAAGACGATCTGGAAGCAGAGCCTGCTCGCCGCGATGTCTCTGGTGGTACCCCTGAGCGAGAGCCTCGCCGGGACGGCGGACTTCACGGTGCAGTATCAGAACTACAACGCCGCGGGGCCCAACGACGACATCATCGAGGCGGGCATCCAGCTGCGCAACAACACCGGGGCCGCGATCCCGCTGAGCGGCGTCGTCGTGCGCTACTGGTTCACGAAGAACGGCGCCACGCCGACTCCGGCGTGCTGGTGGTGGAACGCGCCGGACTGCTCCGCGATTTCGTTGACGAGCGGGAGCGTGTCCGCCACGGGAGCGGATCAGTACGTGGAGATCCGCTTCAACGGCGCCGCTGGCAGCCTGGCGGCGGGCGCGACGACCGCGCCGATCGATCTCGGGATCACGTTCGGCGGTGTCGCCGTGAACGAGACGGATGACTATTCGTACGGCAACCAGACGACGGCCGCCAACTGGAGCCGCATCACCGTGCACGACGCGGGCTCGGCGCCCACGGGTGGCCTGCGGGGTGGCACGCCTCCCACGGGCGGGACCACGCCTCCGCCCTCGGTCTCGGCCGAGTTCTTCGATGACTTCACCTACAACAGCACGGCCGATGCGGCGTTCACCAATCTCTGGACGGTGAGGACGTACGCGGGCGGCCCCGGCGTGGGTGGCGCGACGTGGTCCGCCGGCAACGTCTCCATGGTGAGCGAAGGCTCCAACCGGCTGATGCGGCTGCAGGCGAGCACCAACGGAAGCGCGGCGGGGACCTCGCACTCGGAGGTCATCTCCCGGGCCCAGAAGTTCAAGTTCGGCACCTACGCGACCCGGATCAAGTTCCGCGACGCCCCGCTGTCCGGTCCGCGCGTCTACGGCGACAAGTACGTGGAGACCTTCTTCGCCCTCACGCCCTACAACAGCGCCAGCTACTCGGAGCAGGACTACGAGTACCTGCCCAACGGCGGCTGGGGACAGGGCAACACGTCCACCATGTTCCTGACCTCGTTCGACAAGAACAAGGCGGCCAGCCCGGAGCGCAAGCTCAGCTACAGCCATGACGGCTGGCACACGCTCGTGCTGCACGCGTCGCCCTCGGGCAACATCTACCACATCGATGGCGTGGAGCTGGCCAACCACACGTCCCAGTTCGCGCCGCTCATCAACCAGTTCCTCGACTTCCAGATGTGGTTCATCGAGCTCGGCACCACCAACGGCACTCCGCGCACGTACTTCGAGGAGGTGGACTGGGTGTACTTCGCCAAGGACACGTACCTGAACACCAACGCCGTCAACGCGACGGTGACCAGCCTGCGCAACGCCTCCGTGCCCCGCAAGGACACGGTGCCCTGA
- a CDS encoding cytochrome P450 — translation MSPDSTQSHPPTVSFSPDAPGFAANPFPVLEELRKAAPLSYWKEGRAWLVTRYEEALAMLRDSKRFSTNRAHWEFASVSGIAAIIPELAELNNAGLFALSGADHARLRKLVSPALTPRAIERLRPEVQAIVDEILDEVSGQDTVNVVSDIADRIPPRVIGSMLKIPKGRETLFNRFTEAAVKSFLPGLLRPEDVPALRADVQEGIALVRETIEERRRNPLPDDILTTLIQTEEQGDRLSTAELLSLVSSLIVGGFETTIHLIGFTTYNLLKRPELLAQVLVEPDLIKGVIEEVLRFDNFGKMGLARYALEDVEVGGVTIKKGQMILLMLNSALRDEAAFSQADVFDARRNTNSSIAFGYGVHFCLGANLARLELQVVMNRILERFPTMSLVKEPSFGPHPVIRKMESLEVQLRSR, via the coding sequence ATGTCCCCTGACTCGACGCAATCCCATCCGCCCACCGTGTCCTTCTCTCCGGACGCGCCTGGCTTCGCCGCCAATCCCTTTCCCGTGCTCGAGGAGCTGCGCAAGGCGGCGCCCTTGTCCTATTGGAAGGAGGGCCGGGCCTGGCTGGTCACCCGGTACGAGGAGGCCCTCGCCATGCTCCGGGACTCCAAGCGCTTCAGCACCAACCGGGCCCACTGGGAGTTCGCCTCGGTGTCCGGTATCGCGGCGATCATTCCCGAGCTGGCGGAGCTCAACAACGCGGGGCTCTTCGCGCTGTCGGGCGCGGATCACGCCCGGTTGCGCAAGCTCGTCAGCCCGGCGCTCACGCCGCGCGCCATCGAGCGGTTGCGGCCGGAGGTGCAGGCCATCGTCGATGAAATCCTGGATGAGGTGTCGGGCCAGGACACCGTCAACGTGGTCAGTGATATCGCGGACCGCATTCCCCCCCGGGTGATCGGCTCCATGCTGAAGATCCCCAAGGGGCGCGAGACCCTGTTCAATCGCTTCACGGAGGCGGCGGTCAAGAGCTTCCTGCCCGGGCTGCTCCGTCCGGAGGACGTGCCCGCCCTGCGCGCCGATGTCCAGGAGGGCATTGCCCTGGTGCGGGAGACGATCGAGGAGCGGCGCCGCAACCCCTTGCCCGACGACATCCTCACCACGCTCATCCAGACGGAGGAGCAGGGAGACCGGCTCAGCACCGCGGAGCTGCTGTCGCTCGTGTCCTCGCTCATCGTGGGGGGGTTCGAGACCACCATCCACCTCATCGGCTTCACGACCTACAACCTGCTCAAGCGGCCCGAGCTGCTCGCGCAGGTCCTGGTGGAGCCCGACCTGATCAAGGGCGTCATCGAGGAGGTGCTGCGCTTCGACAACTTCGGGAAGATGGGTCTCGCCCGCTACGCGCTCGAGGACGTGGAGGTGGGGGGGGTGACGATCAAGAAGGGCCAGATGATCCTCCTCATGCTCAACAGCGCGCTGCGCGACGAGGCCGCCTTCTCCCAGGCGGATGTCTTCGACGCGCGCCGCAACACCAACTCGAGCATCGCCTTCGGCTATGGCGTGCACTTCTGCCTGGGGGCGAACCTGGCGCGGCTGGAGCTGCAGGTCGTCATGAACAGGATCCTCGAGCGCTTCCCGACCATGAGCCTCGTGAAGGAGCCCTCGTTCGGACCCCATCCGGTCATCCGCAAGATGGAGTCGCTCGAGGTTCAACTGCGCTCGCGCTGA
- a CDS encoding ferredoxin, whose protein sequence is MKIVVDWDRCEANGVCVRAAPESFHLDDKDQLHVLTESVPSELRAKVEKAIRGCPKQALSLSEE, encoded by the coding sequence ATGAAGATCGTGGTTGATTGGGATCGCTGCGAGGCCAATGGCGTCTGCGTTCGCGCGGCGCCCGAGTCCTTCCACCTGGATGACAAGGATCAGCTGCACGTCCTCACCGAATCCGTTCCTTCCGAGCTGCGCGCCAAGGTGGAGAAGGCCATCCGCGGATGTCCGAAGCAGGCGCTCTCGCTCTCCGAGGAATGA
- a CDS encoding TetR/AcrR family transcriptional regulator, whose product MSPRPAARVEQLREERRRDVLSAARGVFARKGFVAAKISDIASAAGISHGLVHHYFPSKEALFAAVIEESVQGWEALIARARAMPITAWERLVYVCSIMGESSVVASEHLLIIVHASTGDDAPQTVREALDRLERLVCEPLSALIEEAQRTGEAAAGPPGELARAWMAVTQGLAISQALHPGRARPPIELVLRLLKA is encoded by the coding sequence ATGAGTCCTCGCCCGGCGGCGCGGGTGGAGCAGCTTCGAGAAGAGCGGCGCAGGGACGTGCTGAGCGCGGCCCGGGGCGTGTTCGCGCGCAAGGGGTTCGTGGCGGCGAAGATCTCCGACATCGCGTCCGCGGCGGGGATCAGCCATGGGCTGGTGCACCACTACTTTCCCAGCAAGGAAGCGCTCTTCGCCGCCGTCATCGAGGAGTCGGTTCAGGGGTGGGAGGCGCTGATCGCCCGGGCCCGGGCGATGCCCATCACCGCGTGGGAGCGGCTGGTGTACGTGTGCTCGATCATGGGGGAGAGCTCGGTGGTGGCCTCCGAGCACCTGCTGATCATCGTGCATGCCTCCACGGGAGACGACGCGCCCCAGACGGTGCGTGAGGCGCTGGATCGCCTGGAGCGGCTCGTGTGCGAGCCCCTGTCCGCCCTCATCGAGGAGGCGCAGCGCACGGGGGAGGCCGCCGCCGGTCCGCCGGGGGAGCTCGCGCGCGCGTGGATGGCCGTGACCCAGGGGCTCGCCATCAGCCAGGCCTTGCACCCAGGCAGGGCGCGGCCGCCCATCGAACTCGTGCTCCGGCTGTTGAAGGCCTGA
- a CDS encoding LysR family transcriptional regulator — MEIWPYLQAFIQSVRSGSFSAAAREAGTTPSAFSKKVAKLEAHLNLRLVVRGVHGLELTPEGLEFFHRVRQAFDDIEDACAQATRATVPRGRVRVSAPRDLGRLWLMPRIASFAQAWPQVELEVSLSDQFVDLIAERVDVAVRVGTFEDGRLARRRIGRLRRCFCASPAYLRARGTPRTIEELAGHVHLAYLRGGLRVPWQLPGGGQLEPRGPFAADSNDALRQLLLDGLGIASVPELSVAEDVKRGRLEVFLEDMSEEGLPISLAFVRGRPLAPRIRAVVDFFAEAARTSLPQ, encoded by the coding sequence ATGGAGATCTGGCCCTACCTGCAAGCGTTCATCCAGAGTGTGCGCTCGGGGAGTTTCAGCGCCGCGGCCCGGGAGGCGGGCACCACGCCCTCGGCCTTCAGCAAGAAGGTGGCGAAGCTCGAGGCCCATTTGAACCTGCGCCTCGTCGTCCGGGGGGTGCACGGCCTGGAGCTCACCCCCGAGGGGTTGGAGTTCTTCCACCGGGTGCGCCAGGCGTTCGACGACATCGAGGACGCGTGTGCCCAGGCCACTCGAGCCACGGTGCCCCGGGGGCGCGTGCGGGTGAGCGCGCCCAGGGATCTGGGCCGTCTCTGGCTGATGCCGCGGATCGCGAGCTTCGCCCAGGCCTGGCCCCAGGTGGAGCTGGAGGTGAGTCTGAGCGATCAATTCGTGGATCTGATCGCCGAGCGCGTCGACGTGGCGGTGCGCGTGGGCACCTTCGAGGACGGACGGCTCGCGCGCCGGCGCATCGGCCGGTTGCGCCGCTGTTTCTGCGCTTCTCCCGCGTACCTGCGCGCGCGAGGGACCCCCCGGACGATCGAGGAACTCGCCGGACATGTGCACCTGGCCTACCTGCGGGGCGGCCTGCGCGTCCCCTGGCAGCTCCCGGGAGGGGGACAGCTCGAACCCCGGGGCCCCTTCGCCGCGGACAGCAACGATGCCCTCCGGCAGCTCCTGCTCGATGGGTTGGGGATCGCGAGTGTGCCGGAGCTCTCCGTGGCCGAGGACGTGAAGCGGGGCCGCCTCGAGGTGTTCCTGGAGGACATGTCGGAGGAAGGGCTGCCCATCTCCCTCGCCTTCGTGCGGGGCCGGCCGCTCGCGCCCCGGATCCGCGCCGTCGTGGACTTCTTCGCGGAGGCCGCGCGCACCTCGTTGCCCCAATAG
- a CDS encoding NAD-dependent epimerase/dehydratase family protein → MQRAFLTGITGYIGGSVAEGLRRKGYSVTGVVRTQAQAEQLSARGMTPVLGTLDDGALLARLAREADVTINAADSDHRPAIEALVGGLKGTNKTLIHTSGSSVVSEEGTGAPSERVFEDDTPYTPVPGKADRVAIDRFVRNSASEGIRAIVVCPTMIYGRGLGLKRDSQQLPFLIHESVRRGAGAHIGPGLNIWSNVHIEDLTELYLLVLEHAKPGDFFFAEGGEARLLDIAAAISRMLGFGGRTVTWPLDEAIASIGEGFARFGLASNSRVRATHARRLGWSPQGPSLPRDVEFGSYREDFAALAK, encoded by the coding sequence ATGCAACGCGCATTCTTGACGGGAATCACGGGGTACATCGGCGGCTCGGTGGCCGAGGGGCTGCGGCGCAAGGGCTATTCAGTGACGGGCGTGGTGCGGACCCAGGCCCAGGCCGAGCAGCTCTCGGCCCGGGGGATGACCCCCGTCCTGGGCACCCTGGACGACGGAGCCCTGCTCGCGCGGCTCGCGCGCGAGGCCGATGTGACGATCAACGCGGCGGATTCGGACCACCGGCCGGCGATCGAGGCGCTCGTGGGCGGGCTCAAGGGCACGAACAAGACGCTCATCCACACCAGCGGCTCGTCCGTGGTGTCGGAAGAGGGCACGGGCGCGCCCTCCGAGCGCGTCTTCGAGGACGACACGCCCTACACGCCCGTCCCCGGCAAGGCGGACCGCGTGGCCATCGACCGGTTCGTGCGGAACTCCGCGAGCGAGGGGATCCGCGCCATCGTCGTCTGCCCCACGATGATCTACGGACGGGGCCTGGGCCTGAAGCGCGACTCCCAACAGCTCCCCTTCCTCATCCACGAGTCCGTGCGCCGCGGGGCGGGCGCGCACATCGGACCGGGCCTCAACATCTGGTCCAACGTCCACATCGAGGATCTCACGGAGCTCTACCTCCTGGTGCTCGAGCACGCGAAGCCGGGGGACTTCTTCTTCGCCGAGGGCGGAGAGGCCCGGCTGCTGGACATCGCCGCCGCGATCAGCCGGATGCTCGGGTTCGGCGGACGCACGGTCACCTGGCCCCTGGATGAGGCCATCGCCTCGATCGGCGAGGGCTTCGCCCGCTTCGGCCTGGCCTCCAACAGCCGCGTTCGCGCCACCCATGCGCGGCGGCTGGGCTGGAGCCCCCAGGGCCCCTCCTTGCCGCGGGACGTCGAATTCGGCAGCTACCGGGAAGACTTCGCCGCCCTCGCGAAGTAG
- a CDS encoding acyl-CoA dehydrogenase family protein produces the protein MTEAELLQEADRLGLLLAEKAAVHDREGSFPDEGLEATRRSPVNTALVDGCSWLTFGRIISRLSRGNASFATAWLMHQGSGAAFLALADPEQVAFFGAEFRQGAWFGNALSEPTSGNLFLMPQQEARRVEGGWRLSGAKRFVSGCDRAKYLMTNALCDGQPRFFIIDKDDSIHVEDIWDTMGMRATRSQLLHMRDTLLPESRQLRLDPSAPSVISVGLPWISIGLAEASLAFALDYAQARRLPPRNSPLAEMQWIQFSVADMSIRLEAARALAERAATATDQKEPNAFLLQMQAKVVANEAAIAISTAALELAGGTGYLRTHPIERYVRDAMSGPLMAWSSAVIRDFLGKQLLGLNGPPSP, from the coding sequence ATGACAGAAGCGGAACTCCTGCAAGAAGCGGATCGGCTGGGGCTGTTGCTGGCGGAAAAAGCCGCGGTCCATGACCGGGAAGGATCGTTTCCCGACGAGGGACTCGAGGCCACCCGCCGCTCCCCGGTCAACACGGCGCTGGTGGATGGGTGCTCCTGGCTGACCTTCGGGCGCATCATCAGCCGCCTGTCCCGGGGCAATGCCTCGTTCGCGACCGCGTGGCTGATGCACCAGGGCTCGGGCGCCGCGTTCCTGGCCCTGGCGGATCCAGAGCAGGTGGCCTTCTTCGGCGCCGAGTTCCGCCAGGGCGCGTGGTTTGGCAACGCCCTGTCCGAGCCCACCAGCGGCAACCTGTTCCTGATGCCCCAGCAGGAGGCGCGCCGGGTCGAGGGGGGGTGGCGGCTGTCCGGAGCCAAGCGCTTCGTCTCGGGATGCGACCGCGCGAAGTACCTGATGACCAACGCCCTGTGTGACGGGCAGCCCCGGTTCTTCATCATCGACAAGGACGACTCCATCCACGTGGAGGACATCTGGGACACGATGGGCATGCGCGCCACGCGCAGCCAGTTGCTGCACATGCGGGACACGCTGCTGCCCGAGTCGCGCCAGCTCCGGCTCGATCCCTCCGCGCCCAGCGTCATCTCGGTGGGCCTGCCGTGGATTTCCATCGGCCTCGCCGAGGCATCGCTCGCCTTCGCGCTCGACTACGCGCAAGCGCGCCGGCTGCCGCCGCGAAACAGCCCCCTCGCGGAGATGCAGTGGATCCAGTTCTCCGTGGCGGACATGAGCATCCGCCTGGAAGCGGCCCGGGCCCTGGCCGAGCGCGCCGCCACGGCCACGGACCAGAAGGAGCCGAACGCCTTCCTCCTCCAGATGCAGGCGAAGGTGGTGGCCAATGAAGCGGCCATCGCCATCTCCACCGCCGCCCTGGAGCTGGCCGGGGGCACGGGCTACCTGCGCACCCACCCCATCGAGCGCTACGTGCGCGACGCCATGAGCGGTCCGCTGATGGCGTGGTCCTCCGCGGTCATCCGCGACTTCCTGGGCAAGCAGCTGCTCGGCCTGAACGGACCGCCCTCGCCATGA
- the cutA gene encoding divalent-cation tolerance protein CutA has product MTDAILVWVTAPSADKAAEIARTLVEEGLAACGNVVPGLRSIYRWEGRVHDEPEALLILKTWAPRFEALRERVVSVHPYECPEVIRLDVADGHAPYLKWILDAVTPKQG; this is encoded by the coding sequence ATGACCGACGCCATTCTCGTGTGGGTGACGGCGCCCTCGGCCGACAAGGCCGCGGAGATCGCCCGGACACTGGTGGAAGAAGGACTCGCGGCATGCGGCAACGTGGTGCCGGGGCTGCGCTCCATCTACCGATGGGAGGGCCGGGTGCACGACGAGCCCGAGGCCCTGCTCATCCTCAAGACCTGGGCGCCCCGCTTCGAGGCCTTGCGCGAGCGCGTGGTGTCGGTGCACCCCTATGAGTGCCCGGAGGTGATCCGCCTGGACGTGGCGGATGGTCACGCGCCGTACCTGAAGTGGATTCTGGACGCGGTCACCCCCAAACAAGGGTGA